A stretch of DNA from Catenulispora acidiphila DSM 44928:
GCGCGGGCTTCGTCTTCCAGGCGTTCAATCTGGTGTCCTCGCTGACCGTCAGCCAGAACATCACGCTGCCGCTGCGCCTGGCCGGCAAGCGTGCCGACCGCGCACGGCTGGCGGCGGTGCTCCAGCGCGTCGGTCTCACCGATCGCACCGGCCACCGTCCCGGCCAGCTCTCCGGCGGTCAGCAGCAGCGGGTCGCGATCGCCCGGGCGCTGATCGCCGACCCCGAGGTGATCTTCGCTGACGAGCCCACCGGCGCCCTGGACACCATGACCGCGCGCGGGGTGCTGGTCTTGCTGCGCGAGACCGTGGACACGATGGGCCAGACGATCGTCATGGTCACGCACGACCCGGTCGCCGCCGCGTACGCCGACACGGTCCTGTTCCTCGCCGACGGCCGCATCGCCGACTCGATGCACGCACCGACCGCCGCCGGTGTCGCCGACCGCATGATCCGGCTGGGAGCGTGGGCGCGATGATGCTTCCCTTCGCCGTCGCCACGCTGCGCCATCGCAAGGGCGGCTTCATCGGCGCGCTGGTCGCGCTGTTCTGTGCCGCCGCACTGGTCTCGGGCTGCGGGACGCTGCTGGTCACCGGCATTCTCGGGAGCGTCAAGCCGGAGCGGTTCGCCGCTGCGCCGATCGTCGTGACCGGCGACCAGGACGTACATATGGTCGAGATCAAGGGCAAGGGCAAGGAGAAAGACAAGGAGAAGGCGAGCACCGACCATGCGTGGGTCTCGGCGGCGCTCGCGGATCAGATCAGGGGTCTGTCTTCG
This window harbors:
- a CDS encoding ABC transporter ATP-binding protein; translation: MNEAITRTVPEAITLQAVSKVYGKGRGAVAALREVSVGLPKGGFTAIMGPSGSGKSTFLHCAAGLDRPSAGTVKLGGTDLSGLSDTKLTELRRERAGFVFQAFNLVSSLTVSQNITLPLRLAGKRADRARLAAVLQRVGLTDRTGHRPGQLSGGQQQRVAIARALIADPEVIFADEPTGALDTMTARGVLVLLRETVDTMGQTIVMVTHDPVAAAYADTVLFLADGRIADSMHAPTAAGVADRMIRLGAWAR